The segment CAGCAACGGTTTTGCCGCTGGTGCTGACCTTGTGGGTGTAATACAGCCGGCGGTTCTCAGAATAATTGAGGCCGGTCACAACAGCTTCCTTCGAGGCTCCGTCACTGCTGTACTGGAGTTTGATCCGTTTGCCAACTTTATCCAAGAGCAGTGAATCCACGGGGGTTTTGGCCGTGATGGCCACTCCGTCGATGTGGGTGATGATGTCGCCCGCCTGCAGATTGTAGAATGAGGCCAGGCGTGAGGTTGGATAGACCAGGCCAACACGGATCCCTTCCCTGAGCCGGATGCTTTGATCGAACTCGAGGCCCAGATACGCCAACTGCCGATTGGGGCCACTCCCCTCCCGGCGAGGATAGAAACCGGTGTGGGAGGCGTTCACGTCTCCGATCATCTCATTCACAATGGTGGCTATGTCATCGATCGAGCGGGTATTCTCGGCGTAGGGATGATAGAGCCGGTACAACTCCTGCCAGTTCTTCCCATGCATGTCCGGATCGTAGAAATTGAGGCCAAAAACGCCCCAGACCTGTTCAAAGACGCGGGTGTTGAGCAGCCGGCTGTCATAGCTATAGTCAAATTCCGCTTTCACCTCGCCCTTGGAGCGCTTTTGGGTGTTGTAATAGTTGATCACGCCGCCTTTGAGGTAATGGAGGGTCTCCCCCACCCAGCGCCAGGTGCCGACGTCCTGGCCGAGCTCGAATTCCTTCTTCGCGTTCTGGCCATAGATATTGGCTTTCTTCAGCTCTGTCGGGGTTCCGGAGGAAGTGTTGCGCGCGGTGTAGTAGAAAGTGCTGTCGTCGATGACCTTTTGCAGCGTGAGCGAAAACCCGGAATCGGTCAGGACCGGGAACAGCCTTTTGTCCAGGTCCTCCCAAACTATGCGCAGTTCCCGGACCGGCTCCGGTTTGGGCTTCTTTTTGGGCTCTTCCTTTTCCTCGGAATCAGAGGAGTCGATCTCCATCACGTAATCGCTGTCGATCACGCGTGCGTCGTTGTCTTCTTCCTCCTCCGGTTGAGGGGAAAATATTTCCGCCCAGTGGTCTTTCTCGAATTCAAACTCGTCGCGGGGCACCAGGTCCAGACGATAAATCCCTCCCGAACGCGACATCAGGATGGACCTGTTGTCCGGAGTCCAGGCCAGGGAATGGATCCAGGCGTCTTCGTTGACCAACTTGGTGTGCTCGTTTTTGGCAAAGTCATAGAGCCAGAGCTCGCGCATCCAGACATCCTCGCGGGTGGTGGCGTAGACCGCGTAATCGCCGGAAGCATTGATGGCAAAGTTGGTCACCACGGGCCGGCTCACATCCAGCGGCCGGATGTTTTGCAAGTTCTTGTCCCCGATGGCGATCCGGCTGCTGAGGCGATTGTCGCCGTAATAGATGACCCATTTGCCGGAGGGATCCTTGTACATGTTCTCCACATCCAGATCGGCCCGGCCAAACCAGTCCAAAGGCGCCACGGCCATCGTGCTGTCACAACTGGCCCGATACAGCTTTCTTTTCCCGTCTTCCAGCATCTGCAGGAGCAGGGTGCGTCCGTCTTCCAGGAATTCCATGTTTCCCACCGCTGCGTGCCAATCCGTGAATTGCCGGACCTCTCCGCCCTTGCGGGGCATGAAGAAAGTGTCGTATTTGTAGCGCAAGGCCACCAGAAGCTCGTCCGCCGAGACCGCAAAGGCGTGGAAATCGTCCTTCATCTTTTCCTGCCGCCGTTCCTGCTGCCAGATGTCTTGGTTGATGCTGATCTGCAGCTTGAAAGACTGGTTCAGGTCCGGATCGTATTTCCAGATTTCGTTGAAATGCTCGAACACGAGGCGATCGTTGGCACGGGCCAGGGAAATGTCCCGGGCCGACCACAGCGGAAGGTCTGTCAGTTGGACAGGATTGGAGAAATCCAGGTTTTCCGCACGGTAGATCTGGAAGCGATCGCCATCCGAGGCACAATAATACAGGGCATTGCTGGCATGGGAAAAGCGTGGGTAACGCTCTGTGAAATCCGTGAATGTAAGCTGCTTGTACTTGCGGGTGGCGATGTCGATCTGCCAGAGTTCCCCGGCCACGCTGCCTCGGTACGCTTCCCTGTGGGGATTGCCCCGCCGGTTAAAGACGATGCTGCGGTTGTCGCGGGAAAGCGAGGCATAGCGGTCTCCGATCTCAGCCAGCAGAAGAGGCCGGGATCCATCCAAAGGAACCTTGTAGAAAGAGTTCCCATGGGTTTGATTGTAGCGGGTGCAGAGCAGGTTGGCTCCGTCCGAGAACCAATCGGAAACGTAATAGGTTTCCGCGATTATGGGCCTGGCGGGGCCGCCTTCTGAAGGCATCAGATAGGGATAGACGCTGCCTTCGCGATTGGCGTTGAAAGCAATCCATTTGCCGTCCGGAGACCAGATCGGACCCCATTCTCCGGCCTGGGTGGCAGTCAGCCGTTTGGCCTCGCCCCCGGAAAAGGGCACCAGCCAAAGGTCTCCGTCGTAGACAAAACAAACCTGCGTCCCATCCGGCGAGATGGCTGGGTCAGAGGCAAATTCGGGATACAGGGCAAAACCTGCCGCCGCAAAGGCGAGCAGGATGAAAGCCAATAATATCGATCTGGTCATAAGTCCTTATTCCTTTTCCACAATTTCCAAGTGGTTCTGGTTCTTGTTGATCTCGTATTCGTGCTTCAATATTCTGACCCGCACCGGAGGAAATACCGCATGGTGCACCAGCAGCCTGAGTTTCTCCTCTGTGGGGCGCTTCAGATAGTTGTTCAACTCCCGGTCGAGCTCGGCTTCGCAGGCCTTGATCCTTTCGCTCAGGTCCATAATTGCCGCCGCGTTGCCGCTCAGATCCTGTTTCAGGCGGATCATTTCCCGGGTCAGGCGCATCAGCACTGCTTTATGGAAGGGACTGATGGTGATCTCGATCTCAGTTGTGATCCCGACCGGATCGCCCAGCCTGCCGAGCGTGACATCGCCGCCG is part of the Candidatus Syntrophosphaera sp. genome and harbors:
- a CDS encoding DPP IV N-terminal domain-containing protein, with protein sequence MTRSILLAFILLAFAAAGFALYPEFASDPAISPDGTQVCFVYDGDLWLVPFSGGEAKRLTATQAGEWGPIWSPDGKWIAFNANREGSVYPYLMPSEGGPARPIIAETYYVSDWFSDGANLLCTRYNQTHGNSFYKVPLDGSRPLLLAEIGDRYASLSRDNRSIVFNRRGNPHREAYRGSVAGELWQIDIATRKYKQLTFTDFTERYPRFSHASNALYYCASDGDRFQIYRAENLDFSNPVQLTDLPLWSARDISLARANDRLVFEHFNEIWKYDPDLNQSFKLQISINQDIWQQERRQEKMKDDFHAFAVSADELLVALRYKYDTFFMPRKGGEVRQFTDWHAAVGNMEFLEDGRTLLLQMLEDGKRKLYRASCDSTMAVAPLDWFGRADLDVENMYKDPSGKWVIYYGDNRLSSRIAIGDKNLQNIRPLDVSRPVVTNFAINASGDYAVYATTREDVWMRELWLYDFAKNEHTKLVNEDAWIHSLAWTPDNRSILMSRSGGIYRLDLVPRDEFEFEKDHWAEIFSPQPEEEEDNDARVIDSDYVMEIDSSDSEEKEEPKKKPKPEPVRELRIVWEDLDKRLFPVLTDSGFSLTLQKVIDDSTFYYTARNTSSGTPTELKKANIYGQNAKKEFELGQDVGTWRWVGETLHYLKGGVINYYNTQKRSKGEVKAEFDYSYDSRLLNTRVFEQVWGVFGLNFYDPDMHGKNWQELYRLYHPYAENTRSIDDIATIVNEMIGDVNASHTGFYPRREGSGPNRQLAYLGLEFDQSIRLREGIRVGLVYPTSRLASFYNLQAGDIITHIDGVAITAKTPVDSLLLDKVGKRIKLQYSSDGASKEAVVTGLNYSENRRLYYTHKVSTSGKTVAEQTDGRIGYVHIPAMGSRDYDNFYRDVFRDNADKEALIIDVRGNSGGHIHDQIITLLSRQSYAWSTSRRYSGEKNPEPRRAWTRPTIVLVDENSFSDGEIFPTVYQELKLGKVVGMPSSGSVIGTWQYDLLDGSSMRLPGSGWYRMDGSNMEGNGVVPDILVEISPEDQIAGRDTQLLRAIQEIQKELP